A single window of Nitrospinota bacterium DNA harbors:
- the ilvN gene encoding acetolactate synthase small subunit, protein MQHTISVLVVNRFGVLSRISGLFSGRGFNIESLNVAETNDSNVSRMTIVTRGDEAKVEQITKQLNKLIDVIKVVDLTEESFVDRELILVKMNAEPRVREEILRIVEIFRAKVVDVSAHTYTIEITGNESKLNGFMELLQPLGIQEVVRSGRIAISRGTKSIN, encoded by the coding sequence ATGCAACACACAATTTCTGTTCTAGTCGTCAACCGATTTGGAGTTCTATCCAGAATTTCCGGTTTATTCAGTGGCCGGGGTTTCAATATCGAAAGCTTGAATGTTGCCGAGACCAATGATTCTAACGTTTCGCGAATGACCATCGTCACACGTGGAGACGAAGCAAAAGTAGAACAAATCACCAAGCAATTGAACAAACTCATTGATGTTATCAAAGTGGTGGACCTTACTGAAGAAAGTTTTGTCGACCGTGAATTGATTCTGGTTAAAATGAATGCTGAACCCCGTGTTCGGGAAGAAATTTTAAGAATTGTAGAAATTTTTCGGGCTAAAGTAGTGGATGTTAGCGCCCATACCTATACGATTGAAATTACAGGAAACGAATCTAAATTAAACGGTTTCATGGAACTTCTTCAACCGTTGGGAATCCAGGAAGTGGTCCGGTCAGGTAGAATTGCCATCAGCCGTGGCACCAAATCAATTAACTAA
- the rph gene encoding ribonuclease PH, whose amino-acid sequence MARNEGRANNEMRKIKIIKDFIIYPAGSVLIEVGNTKVSCSATVENKVPPFLRDKKTGWVTAEYSMMPSSTHTRTQREASKGKLSGRTQEIQRLIGRSLRTVVDMDQLGERTVWIDCDVIQADGGTRCASITGAFIALALALKKLKNDNIIKTIPIRDYVAAISVGIAEGNNILDLDYSEDSTAGVDLNIVKTGSGGFVEIQGTAEREPFNNEQLASLLSLADKGVKELIEIQKSVIEID is encoded by the coding sequence ATGGCAAGAAACGAAGGTCGGGCAAATAACGAAATGAGAAAGATTAAAATCATCAAGGATTTTATTATTTATCCGGCAGGGTCCGTACTTATTGAGGTGGGGAACACAAAGGTCAGCTGTTCAGCCACCGTGGAAAATAAGGTTCCTCCCTTTTTGAGAGACAAAAAAACCGGTTGGGTCACCGCTGAGTATTCCATGATGCCCAGTTCCACGCACACACGAACGCAACGCGAAGCCAGCAAGGGAAAATTATCAGGAAGAACTCAGGAAATTCAACGCTTGATAGGCCGTTCCCTGCGAACCGTGGTGGATATGGATCAGTTGGGCGAACGAACCGTCTGGATCGACTGCGATGTGATTCAAGCGGATGGGGGAACCCGGTGTGCTTCCATCACCGGAGCTTTTATCGCTCTTGCCCTGGCTCTTAAAAAGCTTAAAAATGATAATATAATTAAAACGATCCCGATCAGGGATTACGTTGCGGCCATCAGCGTGGGCATCGCCGAGGGCAACAACATTCTGGACCTGGATTACAGTGAAGACTCCACCGCCGGTGTGGATTTGAATATTGTGAAAACGGGTTCCGGCGGATTTGTCGAGATCCAGGGAACGGCAGAAAGAGAGCCTTTCAATAACGAACAATTAGCGTCCTTACTCTCTCTGGCGGACAAAGGCGTTAAGGAGCTGATTGAAATTCAGAAAAGTGTTATTGAGATTGATTGA
- a CDS encoding endonuclease III: protein MENSQIANMIRKIKRASVHWKTPVVTEISWKNDPFRVLISCILSLRTRDEVTGVASERLFALADSPQKLVALQKDVIEKAIYPAAFYRKKAETLTNLCRELISRYDGAVPATLNELLSFKGVGRKTANLTLTLGHGKLGICVDTHVHRISNRWGYVATKNADATEMALRQKLPKKYWIEFNDLLVSFGQNCCKPLSPLCSQCCVSEQCEKIGVGKHR, encoded by the coding sequence GTGGAAAACTCACAAATTGCCAATATGATTCGCAAAATCAAACGCGCATCGGTTCATTGGAAAACACCTGTGGTGACCGAAATCAGTTGGAAAAATGACCCTTTTCGGGTACTCATCAGCTGCATCCTCAGTTTACGAACTCGTGACGAAGTGACGGGTGTCGCCTCGGAACGGCTGTTTGCATTGGCGGACAGCCCACAAAAACTGGTGGCCTTGCAAAAAGATGTCATCGAAAAAGCCATTTATCCCGCCGCCTTTTACCGCAAGAAGGCCGAGACTCTCACTAATTTGTGCCGGGAGCTGATCAGTCGCTATGATGGCGCGGTTCCCGCTACCCTGAATGAACTCCTGTCATTTAAAGGAGTGGGAAGAAAAACGGCCAATTTGACCCTGACCCTGGGCCACGGCAAACTGGGCATCTGTGTTGACACGCATGTCCACCGGATATCGAACCGCTGGGGTTATGTGGCAACAAAAAACGCAGACGCGACGGAAATGGCTTTAAGGCAAAAACTTCCCAAGAAATACTGGATTGAGTTTAACGATCTCCTGGTTTCCTTTGGGCAAAACTGTTGCAAGCCCCTTTCACCTTTATGCAGTCAATGCTGCGTGTCTGAACAATGTGAAAAAATCGGGGTCGGCAAGCATCGTTGA